The Anopheles coluzzii chromosome 2, AcolN3, whole genome shotgun sequence genome window below encodes:
- the LOC120956192 gene encoding uncharacterized protein LOC120956192 codes for MQRSPQQGAAPVASPAVAISPAVAASPAVVASPAAGLPTPSPYLIDMTPLARDASTDLPEFQVLTVNAMRLKPPELDTADIHTFFYALENWFDAWNIPPHHHVRRFNILKTQIPTRILPELRPILDSVPNTDRYESAKKAIIQHFEESQRSRLHRLLSEMSLGDRKPSQLLAEMRRTANGAMTDSMLIDLWIGRLPPYVQSAVIASSQNADEKVKVADSVVDSFALYNRSGPYQTIAEVRNEEVNRLSRQVAELSQRLETLMNQNQARERSRARSRSRNRNTNQATNPNTNGYCFYHDRYGQQARNCRAPCSFNSRPQNNGTPTTSA; via the coding sequence ATGCAGCGTAGCCCGCAACAAGGTGCAGCGCCGGTCGCCAGCCCTGCAGTTGCCATCAGCCCTGCAGTGGCCGCCAGTCCTGCGGTGGTCGCCAGCCCCGCAGCTGGACTCCCCACACCGAGTCCATACTTAATCGATATGACCCCTCTCGCTCGTGACGCCTCTACCGACCTTCCGGAGTTCCAAGTCCTGACCGTGAACGCCATGCGTCTCAAGCCGCCCGAATTGGATACTGCTGACATCCATACGTTCTTCTACGCCTTGGAGAACTGGTTCGACGCCTGGAATATTCCTCCGCATCATCATGTGAGGCGTTTTAACATCCTGAAGACACAGATCCCTACGCGAATTCTTCCCGAGTTGCGTCCCATTCTCGACAGCGTACCAAATACCGACCGCTACGAATCCGCGAAGAAAGCCATCATACAACATTTCGAAGAGTCTCAGCGAAGCCGCCTACACCGTTTGCTATCCGAAATGAGCCTCGGCGACCGTAAGCCTTCTCAACTGCTAGCCGAGATGCGGCGAACAGCAAACGGTGCAATGACCGACTCCATGTTGATCGATCTTTGGATCGGTCGGCTGCCGCCCTACGTTCAGTCCGCCGTGATCGCGTCCTCTCAAAACGCCGACGAGAAAGTTAAGGTAGCCGATTCAGTGGTCGACTCTTTCGCCTTGTATAATCGCTCCGGTCCGTACCAAACCATCGCCGAGGTGCGGAATGAGGAGGTCAACCGCCTTTCACGACAGGTAGCCGAGCTGAGTCAACGCTTAGAAACTCTAATGAACCAGAACCAAGCTCGTGAACGCTCACGGGCCCGCTCACGCTCTCGCAATCGCAACACGAACCAGGCTACTAATCCTAACACTAACGGCTATTGTTTCTACCACGACCGATACGGACAGCAAGCGCGTAACTGCCGCGCTCCGTGCTCGTTTAACAGCCGTCCTCAAAATAACGGTACTCCTACTACTTCTGCATGA
- the LOC125908374 gene encoding uncharacterized protein LOC125908374 — protein sequence MSISRAPPVEEEDHLIIEQQQGDEMAQANLQEGCEASQPNSSKYIQSLRAKHKGLYRKLANMNTEQKDDSISQVQRGMLEELQAVQSHVMDLILEELPDDVDEDLAKDEAFHSLYASKAAKLVVIDKKPSSATTPPEVASSSVSIQHHLNIPMPAFDGLYEHWPTFKGMFLDIMKRTNDSDAVKLHHLNKALQGKAAGILNTSILNGNNFQAAWDVLERRFENPRLIVDKHIAGLLQLKHAPRESAKDLRKLAETCKSHVDGLVFMKQTIDSTSNLIITHLLSSCMDADTRKAWESSLEHGEFPDLFKTLDFINRQCEVLESCTPETSRKSTSTKAFTSTTAANPSCVLCQQHHTLQNCPTFIAMSVVQRKSKVQSLKRCFNCLSAGHPVSQCRSKWTCRICKKRQHHLLHGEQLPAAPSLQPPDAAATSHQLPVDAAQPTFIGASMTSLTTAVPSTVLLSTVVLNITDSAGVSHPARALLDSGAQSNFITGRMAQFLELPRKLINLPLSGIGGSTRSNVRHSIKTTIHSRCSSYTASLELLVLPKLSADIPTQRIDISHWKIPETCILADPSFNRPATIDIILGATHFYEILRTGRLSLGNSMPTLQETEFGWVVSGSATITEPMSPVMCAVATHTNELDNLMKQFFAVEDLSNTPSWSIEERACEDHYTATTTREEDGRYIVQLPRKPEMIGKLGDSRTIALRRFLALERRLQREPDTQRAYVDFMDEYLRLGHMSKVAASSTNDESFYLPHHPVFKNDSTTTKCRVVFDASSKSSTGVSLNDTLMVGPTIQQDATSILLRFRTQPIALTADVTKMYRQVWIHPKDRSLQRIIWRNSPNNPIQEYELNTVTYGTASAPFLAVRSLQQIVADHGGDFPATAERSCDFYVDDFVSGGQSSEAAQMLQLQTEQLYASAGFELRKWASSDPSVLQNVNHEKLASSPYATSGSKGLLATLGLIWDPASDTLQFKINTPYVIGAITKRKVLSCIARIYDPLGIVDPVKAMAKQFLQRIWTLQTEQQQPWGWDDELPHHLQGEWINFHNQLIHLQNLHIPRVAIRPGSTSSQFHFFCDASEKGYGACCYIRSRDDNGNITMQLRFKRRQYAGIGLTTQDLRETEEVLCRLAQQDQFEQEIKALQHNKPIPSSSKLKWLHPQLGANGIIRVGGRLSNAPLLEDIKHPILVPNNHPLAELLMDHFHKTRLHAGPQLMLSSSRQRYWIVGGRNIARLFIKGPHRRAVATKAYVAIFVCFTTRAIHIELVSDLTTEAFLSALRRFVARRGLPEELHSDNATNFKGANNQLNELYRLLRTPEHQQGMQSWTLERQINWKFIPPRAPHFGGVAHAT from the exons ATGTCTATCTCACGTGCACCTCctgtagaagaagaagaccatCTAATCATCGAACAACAGCAAGGCGACGAAATGGCACAAGCCAATCTTCAAGAAGGATGTGAAGCGTCGCAGCCAAACTCTTCAAAGTACATCCAAAGTCTACGCGCCAAACACAAGGGCTTATACCGCAAGCTAGCAAACATGAACACCGAACAGAAAGACGACAGCATATCTCAAGTCCAACGAGGTATGCTGGAAGAACTGCAAGCGGTGCAGAGCCACGTCATGGATTTAATCCTGGAAGAATTGCCAGATGACGTAGATGAAGACTTGGCAAAAGACGAAGCATTCCACTCACTATATGCTTCTAAGGCAGCGAAGCTGGTCGTAATCGACAAAAAGCCATCGTCAGCTACAACACCTCCTGAAGTTGCATCATCATCGGTCTCCATCCAGCATCATCTCAACATCCCAATGCCGGCTTTTGATGGTCTATACGAACACTGGCCAACGTTCAAGGGCATGTTCTTAGACATCATGAAGCGGACTAATGACTCGGATGCAGTAAAACTTCATCATCTCAACAAAGCGCTGCAAGGGAAAGCAGCTGGCATCCTGAACACGTCCATTCTGAATGGCAACAACTTCCAGGCGGCATGGGACGTCTTGGAGAGGCGTTTTGAGAATCCTCGGCTGATTGTCGACAAGCACATCGCAGGATTGCTTCAGCTGAAGCATGCACCCCGAGAATCTGCAAAGGACCTACGGAAGCTAGCGGAAACGTGCAAGAGTCATGTGGATGGCTTAGTATTTATGAAGCAGACTATCGACAGTACCAGCAACCTCATCATCACGCATTTGCTCAGCTCATGTATGGACGCTGACACAAGGAAGGCATGGGAGAGTTCGTTGGAACATGGAGAGTTTCCGGATCTCTTCAAAACTCTCGATTTCATCAATCGGCAATGTGAGGTGCTCGAAAGCTGCACGCCAGAGACGTCACGGAAATCAACAAGCACCAAAGCCTTCACTTCTACCACAGCTGCCAATCCATCGTGTGTTCTGTGCCAGCAGCATCATACTCTTCAGAACTGTCCAACCTTCATCGCGATGTCCGTAGTGCAGAGGAAGAGCAAAGTACAGTCATTGAAACGTTGTTTCAATTGCCTCAGCGCTGGACACCCGGTTTCGCAGTGCCGATCGAAATGGACGTGCCGTATCTGCAAGAAACGTCAGCATCATCTACTTCATGGGGAGCAGcttccagcagcaccatcTCTTCAGCCTCCAGACGCCGCTGCAACATCTCATCAGCTTCCAGTCGATGCAGCTCAACCAACATTCATCGGGGCATCGATGACTTCATTGACGACAGCCGTGCCATCCACAGTGCTATTGTCAACAGTAGTGCTCAACATCACCGATAGTGCCGGAGTTAGCCATCCAGCAAGAGCTCTCTTGGATAGCGGAGCTcaatccaacttcatcaccgGCAGGATGGCACAGTTCCTAGAATTGCCGCGGAAGCTGATCAATCTTCCGCTATCAGGCATTGGTGGCAGTACAAGATCGAATGTGCGACATTCCATCAAAACCACCATCCATTCTCGATGCTCGAGCTATACTGCGTCATTAGAGTTGCTTGTGTTACCGAAGCTGTCAGCAGACATACCAACTCAACGGATCGACATCAGCCACTGGAAGATACCGGAAACCTGCATCTTGGCTGATCCATCCTTCAATCGGCCAGCAACCATTGACATCATCTTGGGAGCAACACACTTCTACGAGATCCTGAGGACCGGACGACTCTCCCTGGGTAACAGTATGCCAACCCTTCAGGAAACTGAATTTGGTTGGGTAGTCAGTGGCAGTGCTACCATCACCGAACCCATGTCACCGGTAATGTGTGCGGTGGCAACACACACGAACGAGTTGGACAATCTGATGAAGCAGTTCTTCGCCGTTGAAGACCTGAGCAACACACCGAGTTGGAGCATCGAGGAACGAGCCTGTGAGGATCATTACACGGCAACCACCACACGAGAAGAGGATGGCAGGTACATAGTTCAGCTTCCACGCAAGCCAGAGATGATTGGCAAGCTTGGCGATTCAAGGACTATCGCACTTCGACGGTTCCTAGCACTAGAACGTCGACTTCAACGGGAACCCGACACCCAACGTGCCTACGTGGACTTCATGGATGAGTACCTTCGCTTAGGTCATATGAGCAAGGTGGCAGCTTCTTCAACGAACGATGAATCGTTTTATCTACCACATCATCCGGTCTTCAAGAACGACAGCACCACGACGAAGTGTCGAGTGGTGTTTGACGCATCGAGTAAATCCTCAACGGGTGTGTCGTTGAACGACACACTAATGGTCGGGCCGACCATTCAACAAGATGCCACTTCTATTTTACTGCGGTTCCGGACTCAACCAATCGCGCTTACCGCTGACGTCACAAAAATGTACCGGCAGGTTTGGATTCATCCAAAGGACCGGTCACTGCAACGCATCATTTGGCGGAATTCACCCAACAATCCCATTCAAGAGTACGAGCTCAACACGGTAACATATGGGACAGCATCCGCTCCATTCCTGGCAGTCCGCTCGTTGCAACAAATCGTAGCGGACCATGGAGGAGATTTTCCAGCCACCGCAGAACGTTCCTGTGACTTCTATGTAGATGATTTCGTTTCCGGCGGGCAATCATCTGAAGCGGCGCAGATGCTGCAGCTGCAAACTGAGCAACTTTACGCAAGTGCAGGATTCGAGCTGCGGAAGTGGGCGTCCAGCGACCCATCAGTACTCCAGAACGTGAACCATGAGAAGTTAGCATCCAGCCCTTATGCTACCAGTGGATCGAAGGGACTTCTCGCCACCCTCGGGTTGATTTGGGACCCAGCATCTGACACGTTGCAGTTCAAAATCAACACCCCATACGTGATTGGGGCAATCACCAAAAGAAAGGTGCTATCGTGCATCGCCAGGATCTATGATCCTTTGGGCATCGTCGATCCCGTAAAAGCCATGGCCAAGCAGTTCCTCCAACGCATCTGGACCCTGCAAACGGAACAGCAACAGCCCTGGGGATGGGATGACGAGTTGCCACATCATCTACAAGGAGAATGGATCAACTTCCACAACCAGTTGATACATTTACAAAATCTACACATTCCTCGTGTAGCCATCAGGCCAGGTTCGACATCAAGCCAGTTCCATTTTTTCTGCGATGCATCGGAAAAGGGATATGGCGCATGCTGCTACATCAGAAGCCGAGATGACAACGGAAACATCACGATGCAACT GCGCTTCAAGCGTCGACAGTACGCGGGTATTGGACTTACAACCCAAGATCTACGGGAGACTGAGGAAGTATTGTGTCGGCTGGCACAACAGGACCAATTTGAGCAGGAAATAAAGGCTCTTCAACATAACAAGCCGATACCTTCATCATCGAAGCTGAAATGGCTGCATCCGCAGCTAGGTGCAAACGGCATCATTCGCGTTGGAGGACGTCTGTCCAATGCACCTCTACTAGAAGACATCAAGCATCCAATCTTGGTTCCCAACAACCATCCATTGGCTGAGTTACTAATGGACCACTTTCACAAAACTCGACTCCATGCGGGGCCACAACTGATGCTGAGCAGCAGTCGCCAACGATACTGGATCGTAGGTGGCAGGAACATAGCCCGAC TATTCATCAAGGGACCACATCGAAGAGCCGTTGCTACAAAGGCTTATGTAGCAATATTCGTTTGCTTCACAACACGAGCTATTCACATCGAGCTCGTGTCCGATCTCACCACGGAGGCGTTTTTATCAGCATTACGCCGCTTCGTCGCTCGTCGCGGACTGCCCGAGGAGTTGCATTCCGACAATGCAACGAACTTCAAAGGAGCCAACAATCAGCTAAATGAGCTGTATAGACTGCTGCGAACACCTGAACACCAACAAGGCATGCAGAGTTGGACGTTGGAAAGGCAGATCAACTGGAAATTCATCCCACCACGCGCGCCTCATTTTGGTGGTGTCGCTCACGCGACGTGA